The sequence GGCTTAGACTTATTGAGGATATAGCTGGGTTTGGGAAGCCTTATCCCCTGCTTGTATTCACCGGAGGAGATCCTCTGGTTAGAGGCGATCTGCTGGTTCTTGCTGAGAGAGCTAGGGATCTTGGGATCCCCTTCGCTCTGGCTCCAGCCGTGTCTCCGAATCTGTGGAATGGTGTTCTTGAGAAGCTGGTTGATATGGGTTTGAAGGCTGTTTCGATAAGTATTGATAGTGGTTATGGGGATGTTCATGATTCTATACGAGGTGTTAGAGGTGTTTTTGATGAGAGTTGGAAAGCTGTTAAATATATAATGAGTCTGGGGGTCAGGGTTCAGGTTAATACTGTTGTTATGAGGAGCAATGTTCTCTCAATGCCAAGACTTGTCGGGCTTCTCCACAGGCATGGAGTACCTGTGTGGGAGGTGTTCTTTCTAGTAATAGTTGGTAGAGCTAGAACCTCGATGCTTGAGGAGTTATCGCCACAGGAGGCTGAGGATTTCCTCCACTTCCTCTACGATGTCTCGAGAACAGGAATTCGAGTGAGGACTGTGGAGGCTCCCTTCTTCAGGAGGGTGGCTATAATTAGGAGGGTTGTTGAGAGAGGTTTAGAACCGCCGGATCACTTTCCAAAGCCTGGGGATCTCTATAGAAAGCTTCTAGCAGATCTTATGGAGATCCTTGGCGAGAATGCTTTCGGCAAACCAGCTCTCGAGATAACTCCCACGAGAGATGGGAGTGGTGTGATCTTTATAAGCTATTCAGGCGAGGTCTATCCAAGTGGTTTCACACCTTATCCGATTGGTAGTGTGAGGAGGGAAAGTATTGTGGAGATCTATAGGAAAAACCCTGTGCTTAAAACGATCAAGAGTGCTGGGTTTAGAGGTAGGTGTGGTGTTTGCGAGTTTAGATATATATGTGGTGGAAGTAGAGCTAGAGCTTATGCTTCTACAGGAGATCCTCTGGAATCAGATCCTCTATGCCCATACATACCAAGAGGGTACAGATCTTGATCCCTGTCTCCGTCCTTGTATCGGGTAGGGGTACGGTTTCATTCAAGATCAAGGGTGCTCATGATGTTGACACCCCACCAAACTTTAGCAGCGAGTTAAGACCGATCATAGCTTGGAATATAACGAGAGCTTGTAATCTCAAATGTCTCCACTGCTACATAGATGCTGGAGCACCCTCGCCATATGAGCTGAGTACTGAGGAGGCTTTAAATGTTGTGGATCAGATTAGGGATATCGGTTCACCGCTGATAATATTCAGCGGGGGAGAACCCCTGCTCAGAAGAGACCTCTTTACACTGGCATCGAGAGCAGCCGGTTACGGGATCAAGCTTGTCCTTAGCACTAACGGTGTTTTAATAGATAAGATGATGGCTAGAAAGATCCTTGACACGGGATTTCAGTATGTTGGTGTTTCGATAGATAGTTATAATCCTGAGTGGCATGATAGCTTCAGAGGTGTTAGAGGATCTTTTAAAGCCGCTGTTGAGGGGATTAGAAACCTGGTTGATCTCGGTGTAAGTGTAGGGATTAGATATACTATAACAAGGTATAATATCTCAGAAGCACCTGGAGTAATAGAGTTTGCAGCATCGATAGGAGCTAGGAGGGTTACATTCTATCATTTATCTTATGTAGGCAGGGCTCTCAAGCTTCCTAGAGACTGGATACCACTTCCAGAGCAGTACAAGATCTTTATGGATAAGGTGATAGAACTTGCTGAGAAATACTCCGGGGTAATAGAGATCGAGACAACGCTAGGCCCCTTCGACGGGGTCTATATAGCTATAAAGAAGGCTAGAGACAGCGTGGAGATGAAGAGATTACTAGAGTTTGTTAAAAGATCAGGGGGTTGTGGGAGAAAAATAATATCGATCTTCCCTGACGGAAGTGTAAAGCCATGTCAGTTCGTAGACTTCATAGACCTTGGGAATGTTAGGAAGGAGCATCTAAGCAGTATAATAAGAAATCTCGAGAAAGAACCCTACAGAGTATTCATAGAGCCTTGGAAGTATGTGAGAAGAGGTAAGTGCGCTCAATGCCAATTTCTACAATACTGTGGCGGAGGAGATAGAGTTCGAGCATACCATCTAGAAGGATCGCTGGATGCCAGCGATCCATACTGTCCAATACCAGCTTTCACAAGCCGTATATAGATCGCGGAAATATCTACACCAGCATCTACTTCAAGATCTCTTCAATCCAGTCTCTCTTATCAGGATGAGCTGGAGATTTACAATCTGAAGATCTCGCTTTTCAAGGCATGTAATGGGGCTGTAGTAAAAAGTATGAAAAACTGAAGTAAGATGAAAAGGAATCATATGAGTATGAGAGGAATTCCTATCTCACCAGACCTTGCCGGTGTCGCAATAGTTAGTCTAGGTATATAGACTGTATTCATCTGCGTTCATCTTCGCGATTGATTCTTGCTAAAATTTTATAATTTTATAATGATAAAACTCTGTAGCTAGGCTGGTGATTAGGTATTGTTAAGAATATCTTTAAGAATATATGATGTTGAGAATGCTGCTAAGGATATAGATGTGTTTAAAAATATAAACAAGCTAAGAAATATAAAGTATTCGGGGGGTGTACTCCCTTGGATCAAGATTTTTCTGCTTCGGAAAGATCCTATAGCGATCTCGGTCTTGCAAAGATCTATAGAGAGTTCATGTCTCTAGTTCAGCTACCTGATGATGATAGGAAAGCGAGAGCGATGGAAGAATTCTTCAAGAGATTGAACAGTATAGAGCTACCGGATCGCTTTAACTGGGCGGAGGAGGTTGTTGAGAATATACATGTTAGGGAGAGAGGTGATCAGCATGCTCTGCTCTGGGTTAATCTCGATACGGGGGAGGAGAGAAGATACACTTATTCAGAGTTCGCTGGTGAGGGTAACAAGCTTGTGAATGCTCTTCGCGGCGCCGGTCTGAAGAAGGGAGAGAGCTTCTATATAATGCTCCCACTCCTTCCAGAGGTATGGTTCGCTAATTATGCTACTGTGAAAGGAGGCTTCGTTGGTGTTCCAACAGCTACTCTGATGACGGTGAGGGATCTTGAGTATAGATTCAAAACATACCCGCCTGATGCAGTGATAGCGGATGAGAATTCAGCTGAGAAGATAGATCAGGCTTTGAATAGTGTAGGGGTCAAGCCTAAAATAAAGATCGTGGTTGGTAGCAAGAGTGGATGGACAAGCTATGATGATATCAGAAGAGAGAGCACTCATGCTGAAGCCGGGGAAACAAGTCCGAGAGACCCTATATTCAACTTCTTCACATCTGGAACCACAGGACCTCCTAAAATGGTTATCCATACAGCAGTAAGCTATCCTCTGGGGCATCTAATCACGGCATCGATAATAAATGTTCAGCCAGGTGATATTCATAATAATCTGAGTGCTCCCGGATGGGCTAAGTTCGCCTGGAGTAGTTTCTTCTCGCCACTCTCGGTGGGAGCAACAACAACAGGCTTCTACTACACAGGCAGGCTCAGCCCGGAGCAGTATCTTCAGGCTGTTCAAGATTATAAGGTTAAGACATTCTGCGCGCCTCCGACAGCGTGGAGAATGTTTATGATATCTAAGATCCCTATCTCTAGCTTCGACTTCAAGTTGAGAGATGTGGTGAGTGCGGGAGAACCGTTGAACCCGGAGATCTATAAGAGATGGTTGGAGGAGACTGATACAGAGATACGTGATTTCTATGGTCAGACAGAGACTACAGCCATGATAGGAAACCCTCCATGGTATAAGGGAGGAAGGATTGTTCCAGGATCTTTTGGGAGGCCGACGTTCATGTATGACATAACTCTTGTAGATGATGAGGGGAGGGAGATTACAAGACCATACGAGATCGGGCATATAGTTGTGAGATTGGATAGATGGAGGCCTATAGGCTTGTTCAAGGAGTACGCGAGAGATCCGAGGAGAAATCAGGAAGTATTTGTAGGTAGATACTATTACACAGGAGATAAAGCCTACTTCGACGAGAAAGGATACTGGTTCTTCGTAAGCAGAGCAGATGATGTGATAAAAACCTCGGACTACAGGGTAGGACCTTTCGAGGTGGAGAGTGCATTACTCGAGCACCCGGCAGTAGCTGAAGTAGCCGTGGTGGGAAGTCCTGACCCGATAAGATATCAGATTGTTAAAGCATTTATAGTGTTGAAACCAGGATATGAACCTTCGAGAGAACTAGCTCTAGAGATCTTTAACCATGCTAGAAATATTCTTGCAAGATACAAGATACCGAGGATAATAGAGTTCGTGCCAGAACTTCCTAAAACAATAAGTGGCAAGATCAGGAGAGCCGAGCTCAGAGCAATTGAAGCAGAGAAGAGAAGAACAGGTGTTAAAAGCGAGCATGAGTATTTCTACAGCGATCTGCTAGAGAAGATTTGAAAGGTTGAGAGAGAAGTAGTGAGTGGCGAGGAAATCTTCGAATGTTTGTAAATAGATAGCGATAAAACTTCTGATATCATCCTTCTCTAGCTTCTCTAATCTATCACGCTCCCATATATGGTATCGATCCCGAGTTCTCTAGCTCTCTCAAGAGCTTCTCTATCTATATTTATAGCTATGATTACTATCCTCCTCACATTGCCGATAAGCTGTCTCGTTCTCTCAACCTTGTCATATAGCCAGTCTATATCTTCTCTCTCAGCTCTTGATTTAACCTCTATCACTGTCACACCTCCGTCTTCTATGATCACGTCGAACTCGTATCTAGCTCCTCTAATACCTAGTCTTCCTTCAAGATCTGTATATATGAATCTTCTAGCTTTCTCAGGATCTATACCCAGCCTAGCTAGATTATCCTTATAAAGAGATAAGATTGTCTTCTCAAGATCTCTTCCAACACGCTTCCCAAGACTTCCGATAGCGATTCTGAGTTCTATCAGTGTTCTACCATGTTCTTCTAGCATCTTACTATGTTCTTCTAATATTCTACTGTGCTTCTCCAATATCTTCGTATGCCCCTCTAATATTCTACTATGTTCTTTCAGTATCTTGCTATGTTCTTCTAATATTCTGGTGTGTTCTTCTAATACCCTACTATGTTCTTCTAGTATCTTACTGTGTTCTTTCAGTATTTTGCTGTGCTCTTCTAATATTTCTCTGTTCTTCCTCAGTTCTTCTAAAATGCTTTTCAGAACCTCAGAGATCTTCTCTAAAGCTGTTCCAAGCTTTATTATATCCTCTCTCTTACTCTCCTCAATAGCCTCCTTCACAATCCTCTTAATCTCGCCTAGGATCTTCTCAGCATTCTCAGCACTACTACTCAAACAAGTCCCGATAGAAGTTATACCTCGCCTCTATTAAATACAATATGAGCACATCGACTCATATGTTCACAGGCTACACTCACATTTCTTCCTCGGATATTTTGGTTTGATATTTAGCTTGAGAGCGTCTGCGATTGGGATTACAGGCCTTATGAGGAGCTCTTTGATTAAGAGAAGATAATAGAAGTGTTGCTCCAAGCCGTTCAGGACTAAAAACCAGGTGAAAACCCTGTGCTGTCCTAGGAGAACTTACAGAGATCTAGGACGGGAGATGGTTTTTAGGAGTTCTGTCTTCTGGTTGAGTGTTTTCTTCTTTGTTTTTATTGTTTTTTATCTTTTCATGTAGCATGTACTTGTCTAGAGTAGGTGTTATCTCCTGGATCTGCTTTTTATATGTGCTCCACTTCCTTCTTATGAGATATCCTCCGAGTTCTCTTGCTAGTTCTTTGTTTTCCTCCAGCCATTTTAGTGTTCTTATATCTGATGGATAGCCGGATCCTATGTCTCCAAGAGTTCTTCTAATGCTATCTAGGTGCCAGTCTCTTAGAACCTTAGCTATTATACTTGCTGCTGCTACTATCAGATGCTTCTCCTCTGCTTCGGCTTCTACATGAACTTCTTTAACTCCTCTGATTCTCTTTAGAATTTCTTCGGTTTTCTTCTCTGGTTCTACAGCATCGGTGTAGATCTTGTGAGGACATTCTCCTAGACTTATGCAGGCTGTCTCTATGATATTTCTGAAGGTTTCGATCTCTAGTTTATTTAGATTAGATCTGTCGATCTCGTAGGGTGATACTACTCTTACTATAACAAGTCTTGCTATAGAGAGCAGTTCTTGGAAGATCCTCTCTCTCTTAGACCTCGAAAGCTTCTTACTATCTCTCACACCTATCTCAATAAGCTTCTGCATATCGCATTCTCTGATAACGACTCCCGCGATAACCATAGAACCTATGAGAGAACCTCTACCAGCTTCATCTAAGCCCATCACATGGTTATCGCAAGCTATATCTCATAACCTGAGTAAGTATAATAACCCTTCGGAATAATAACTTTAATGAGATGATGAGTGACTCCAATAATGATAGGATGATTAGTGGACGACGGCTCTGAAGTTAGAGTATGAGGTTTTAATACATAAACATGTTTTAAAGTATTTCAACAAACACTCTTAGTATGCCATGAAAGATCACTAATAGTAGGATGAGTAATAGATCACTAGGATTAGGAGGAGGTTAGAAGCAGGATGTAGAATACAATCATATCTAGGATATCTACTGGTTAGAAATTCTCCTAGGTTCTGCAGAGTGTGTTCATAGTAATGCTAATAAGAATTATTGAATTGAGATAAACACTAGATTCGTGAGTTCTCTCTCTAGAGTGTTCCGGCTAGATATAGATTCCAGCCGGTTTTCCAAGAGATTTTAATCTTGAGAATGAAGGGTTATTCTCGGGTTTTATCATTATTATCATTATTATCCTACTCCTCTGGGCATCTTATATTTTTGATAGATCCTTGTGTAGAAGAAGAGTTGAGAGTCTTATACAGTGTTCTGGGTGTTATTTTTTCACAGGTTTTGAGACTAGTTTTTCTAGAGGTATTCTAGCTGATTCTACTCCTCTTATCATCCATAGTAGTGATGCTATGAATCCTATCATCCATAGTAGTGTTGCGATGTAGAGGAATTGAAGTGCTGTTATGCTTGCCTCAGCTAGTACTACTATAGTGTTTGCAAGCCATGCTATTCCTGTGTTGAGACCTACTACCGAGGCTCTGACACCTGTTGGGAATAACTCGCTTTCGAGAGCGCTTAGAGATGCCCAAGCCCATTCTGCGAATATCATGTTTATGAGTAGTGCTGCTAGGTATATGCCTAGTTCTTTTTCTAGCATGTATAAGATTGTTAGTGCTAGTGCTGTTGCTAAGCCTCCTAGATATGAGTAGAGTGTTGCATGTCTTCTGCTTCTGTCTATGAGTGGTATTAGTATGAATGCTCCTACTGATGCTCCTAGATTTGATATGAGTATTATCATTGGAGTGCTTTCAATGCCGTATCTGAAGTCTTGTGCGTATGGTGCGTAGTATGCTATCATGTTGTATGTGAGAATTTGTGTGAATGTTAGTATGATCAGGATCGCGAGTCTGAATAGGTATTCTCCTGATCTGGTTATATCTCTCAAACCTATCTCTCTAGATCCTCTCTCTATTGAAGTATTTGATGCCTGCTGAGATGGTTTTAAACCTGTTAGTCTGTGTATTATTTCAAAAGCTTTCTCACTTCTTCCTCTCTCGATAAGCCATCTAGGAGATTCCGGTATGTGGATTCTTGCTAGAGCTACTAGTGATATTAGTACTAGAGCTGAGAGTGCTAGAGATCTTATCTGGGTTTCCACGTCTTGGTAGAGTCCTGTGTATATCAGGGCTAGACCTGCTATTATGAAGGCTCCTATATTCCAGAAGTTTGCTGAGAGCATTATAGCTTTGCCTCTATCTCTCGCCGGGATCATCTCGGCTAGAGCTGAGTATGCAGCTCCTACCTCTCCACCTACTCCTAGGTTTATTAGTGATGTTGATATTATGAGTGCTTCATATATTCTGTGTAGTAGGAGGAATAATACTGTTCCTATGAAGTATATTGCTAGAGATGTTATGAGGAGAATTCTTCTGCCGAAGAGATCTGCTAGCCTGCCCAGAGCTATGGCACCTATCATGAATGCTAGAGAGTTTATAGCTAGAACATATATGGCGATGTCGGGTGCTATGAGGTATAGAGATGCGGGAACTATAGAGAATAGAACTCCATCTAGAAAGAATGTTGCTGATATGATTATGAAAAGCTTCCAATGACCAGATCTCCAGGAGGATCTATCAAGCATCTCTTGAGCCATGTTCAGTATATCGCTCAAGGAATCACCGTTATCAGGTGTGGTAAGTCTGCTTATAAGATTTCTATAGGTGGCATATAGATGAATTGGGATATCACTCGATCTCTCAAGATCTCGTCAGAGCTTATAGTCTGAGTGTTCTTCTCTAGAGTAGTGTTTTGAGGGTAGAGCTTATCTTATATAGATGTAGGTTCATACTTTTAATAGAGATCTCTGTAGAGTTTTAGAAGAATATCTGGGTTTACTTATTCTAGGTTTTAAGAGATTCTTTTGAGCAGCTCTGTCAAGCTTATGATCTTTATCGTGTTTCCTGCGAGACTGAGGTAGAGAGCTGTAGTGGTGTAGTTAAGTAGAGCTAGGCTTATGGTGAAGATTAGGATTCCTGAGAAAAAGATCCATGAGGCTTGTTTAGAGTAGTAGCCGTAGTCGATTCTCAGAAACCATCCTACGAAGAGTTCGAATAGATATGCTGTGAATAGTAGTTTGAAAACATAAGCTATAGGATTAGAGGATCCTATGATCAGGAGTAGAGCTGAAACACCTATAGCTATGCCCAGAGGAGCTATGTAAGTCATAGCTCTTCTAGAGTGCTCAACTCCATTAATATAATAGTAGTATGCGATAAATGCTAGTACTAGGAGTAGGATGCCTCCAGAGATCCCTGTTAATGTGAAGATCGCGTTTAAGCCGTGGAGTAGAGCTAGTACTATGAAAACCTCTATTATTAGAGATGCTATAATGCTTATGATAGTAGCTTTCTTAAAATAACTTGATCTAGCCATTTAACACACCTGTAGGACACGCCCGTGATATAAGTTGCTACTAATATTATATGCATCTGATTCTTCTCCGGCTTTCTAGGATGAGGTTCTCGGTTTGGGTATTAAGAGTTAAGTAGGAAACCTATGATCTGTAGCTTCTCTGATGAGTGATTCTAGTGAGGATCTTATGTGATCTGTGGATCTCTCTGCTTGAGAGGGTTTTCTATTCGACAGCTGGTTCTTCCATGTATACTACTCCTTCATCTGCGTCCATGGTTATTCTAGAACCTATTGCGAGTGGGTATACATAGTGTCCGTGTTCATCTCCTCCGTGGCAGCATGGGAAGTTTAGGAATGATGGTGTTTTTATATATCTTCTAGCTCTATCTATTATGACTTCTTCGATGCTTGGAGCGGGTGTTTTTGCTTCGGGTTCTGGGAATTCTCCGAAGATTACTCCTGAGGCTTTCTGTAGGTGTTCTCCTAGGGCTAGTGTTGTGAGGTAGTTATCTATTCTCCAGGCGTCTTCTCTGATGTCTTCTAGGAATACTATTTTATTCTCTGTATTCACTCTATAAGGTGTGCCTTGGATTAGTGTGAATAGTATTAGATTGCCTCCTACAATTTCTCCAGAGGTTTTTCCAGGGTTTATTGTTTTTGGGAAGGCTCCGTCTTCTGGATGTCTTAGCTCTAGTGTTTCTCCTTGTAGGATCTTTATAACCATCTCTAGATTTCTCTTAAATCTTTCTAGACCGATCTCGTCGCCGAGCTTGGGAGTTGTAGCGATCATCTCACCATGTATGCTTATAAGTCCTGTTCTAGAGTAGAGAGCATTCTGAAGAGCTGTTATATCGCTGAAGCCTATCAAAGGTTTTGGATTTCTAGCGATCAGATCATAATCTATGTAGTCTAGAAGTCTCAAACCTCCAGCACCTCCTCTAACACACCATATCACATCTATATCTTCTCTTCTGAAACCTTCGATAAGATCTCTTACTCTCACCTCCTCCGGTGCTGAGAGATACCATTTTCTCAGAGCATATCTAACACTGTCTCCGAAGACTATGTTAAACCCGTATTTTCTCAAGATCTCTACTCCCATGCTAAGGTTCATCTCAGGATACACAGGATAACTTGAAGGAGCTATGAGAAGAACTCTCGCTCCAGACCTGATCTTAGGAGGTTTAATTCTTGTTCTCAGAATGATCACCATATAACGAGTTAGAACATAAAGATTAAAAATAACGATCGCTTCTAGAGATCTCCTAAACCACTCCCATGATAATTAAAGATGCAGTGAGAAGAACTCTTCTCCACCACTCATTATTTAGAAACCTCTCAGAATCAGACTTGATATACTCGTGTTTTAGAGATTTCAGAGGAAATACAAGTCAGAGAAGGTTTAGATAGCGATGTGTTTTATCTAAGAAATAAAAAGTGTGGTGCGGAGCTAGGTATCTGCTTAAGCATATTAAAAGCTGTGTATCTAGTGTTATTCTGCCGGTAAAGATCTTGATCATACGGTTATACCTACATGCTCTATGGCTTTAGTAAAAACGTTATGGTGATTCCGCTTGTCAGTAGAAGAAGGATCTGAGATTCTGATCATGCTCTCATCTTCTCCTCTTCTCTTAGCATTATTGGCTTGAATATAGGTTATCCCATTGTACTAAGACCACCATACTATGGTTAGCTAGAGTATCTCTCATATCAAACCATATCCTATGATGGTATTGTAGAGGTACTACTATGAGGAGGAATTGTAGGTTATAATGTGAGGTGGGTTATATTAGATAGCCTAAGAGCAAAAGATCTTTTAAAGATCTATAGGGTTTTTGAGAAGCTATATATAGCTAGTTTTTAAGATCTAATACTCTCTGAGAAGTCTACCATAGGGTATTCTATCTTTAACACCTATACTTCTTAAGGCCAGCCACATGCTAGCAGTATTACTACTTATAACAGGTATTCCTAGTCTACTCTCTAGAGCTTCTATGATCTCTATAGTTCTAAAATTAGTACAGCTTATAAATAGAGCGTCTGCTCTTAGATCTCTTATTGCTTCTAGTGCTAGCCTGTATGCAGTCCATGGAGGTAGCCTGCCTATCTCGGTATTCTTACGAATTCCTAAG comes from Sulfolobales archaeon and encodes:
- a CDS encoding TIGR04053 family radical SAM/SPASM domain-containing protein, coding for MFRRAGFEEKPLIVFWEVTRACPLACLHCRAEAILKPLPGELSTDEGLRLIEDIAGFGKPYPLLVFTGGDPLVRGDLLVLAERARDLGIPFALAPAVSPNLWNGVLEKLVDMGLKAVSISIDSGYGDVHDSIRGVRGVFDESWKAVKYIMSLGVRVQVNTVVMRSNVLSMPRLVGLLHRHGVPVWEVFFLVIVGRARTSMLEELSPQEAEDFLHFLYDVSRTGIRVRTVEAPFFRRVAIIRRVVERGLEPPDHFPKPGDLYRKLLADLMEILGENAFGKPALEITPTRDGSGVIFISYSGEVYPSGFTPYPIGSVRRESIVEIYRKNPVLKTIKSAGFRGRCGVCEFRYICGGSRARAYASTGDPLESDPLCPYIPRGYRS
- a CDS encoding radical SAM protein; amino-acid sequence: MIPVSVLVSGRGTVSFKIKGAHDVDTPPNFSSELRPIIAWNITRACNLKCLHCYIDAGAPSPYELSTEEALNVVDQIRDIGSPLIIFSGGEPLLRRDLFTLASRAAGYGIKLVLSTNGVLIDKMMARKILDTGFQYVGVSIDSYNPEWHDSFRGVRGSFKAAVEGIRNLVDLGVSVGIRYTITRYNISEAPGVIEFAASIGARRVTFYHLSYVGRALKLPRDWIPLPEQYKIFMDKVIELAEKYSGVIEIETTLGPFDGVYIAIKKARDSVEMKRLLEFVKRSGGCGRKIISIFPDGSVKPCQFVDFIDLGNVRKEHLSSIIRNLEKEPYRVFIEPWKYVRRGKCAQCQFLQYCGGGDRVRAYHLEGSLDASDPYCPIPAFTSRI
- a CDS encoding AMP-binding protein, producing MDQDFSASERSYSDLGLAKIYREFMSLVQLPDDDRKARAMEEFFKRLNSIELPDRFNWAEEVVENIHVRERGDQHALLWVNLDTGEERRYTYSEFAGEGNKLVNALRGAGLKKGESFYIMLPLLPEVWFANYATVKGGFVGVPTATLMTVRDLEYRFKTYPPDAVIADENSAEKIDQALNSVGVKPKIKIVVGSKSGWTSYDDIRRESTHAEAGETSPRDPIFNFFTSGTTGPPKMVIHTAVSYPLGHLITASIINVQPGDIHNNLSAPGWAKFAWSSFFSPLSVGATTTGFYYTGRLSPEQYLQAVQDYKVKTFCAPPTAWRMFMISKIPISSFDFKLRDVVSAGEPLNPEIYKRWLEETDTEIRDFYGQTETTAMIGNPPWYKGGRIVPGSFGRPTFMYDITLVDDEGREITRPYEIGHIVVRLDRWRPIGLFKEYARDPRRNQEVFVGRYYYTGDKAYFDEKGYWFFVSRADDVIKTSDYRVGPFEVESALLEHPAVAEVAVVGSPDPIRYQIVKAFIVLKPGYEPSRELALEIFNHARNILARYKIPRIIEFVPELPKTISGKIRRAELRAIEAEKRRTGVKSEHEYFYSDLLEKI
- the rnhB gene encoding ribonuclease HII, coding for MGLDEAGRGSLIGSMVIAGVVIRECDMQKLIEIGVRDSKKLSRSKRERIFQELLSIARLVIVRVVSPYEIDRSNLNKLEIETFRNIIETACISLGECPHKIYTDAVEPEKKTEEILKRIRGVKEVHVEAEAEEKHLIVAAASIIAKVLRDWHLDSIRRTLGDIGSGYPSDIRTLKWLEENKELARELGGYLIRRKWSTYKKQIQEITPTLDKYMLHEKIKNNKNKEENTQPEDRTPKNHLPS
- a CDS encoding MFS transporter; protein product: MSDILNMAQEMLDRSSWRSGHWKLFIIISATFFLDGVLFSIVPASLYLIAPDIAIYVLAINSLAFMIGAIALGRLADLFGRRILLITSLAIYFIGTVLFLLLHRIYEALIISTSLINLGVGGEVGAAYSALAEMIPARDRGKAIMLSANFWNIGAFIIAGLALIYTGLYQDVETQIRSLALSALVLISLVALARIHIPESPRWLIERGRSEKAFEIIHRLTGLKPSQQASNTSIERGSREIGLRDITRSGEYLFRLAILIILTFTQILTYNMIAYYAPYAQDFRYGIESTPMIILISNLGASVGAFILIPLIDRSRRHATLYSYLGGLATALALTILYMLEKELGIYLAALLINMIFAEWAWASLSALESELFPTGVRASVVGLNTGIAWLANTIVVLAEASITALQFLYIATLLWMIGFIASLLWMIRGVESARIPLEKLVSKPVKK
- a CDS encoding LD-carboxypeptidase codes for the protein MVIILRTRIKPPKIRSGARVLLIAPSSYPVYPEMNLSMGVEILRKYGFNIVFGDSVRYALRKWYLSAPEEVRVRDLIEGFRREDIDVIWCVRGGAGGLRLLDYIDYDLIARNPKPLIGFSDITALQNALYSRTGLISIHGEMIATTPKLGDEIGLERFKRNLEMVIKILQGETLELRHPEDGAFPKTINPGKTSGEIVGGNLILFTLIQGTPYRVNTENKIVFLEDIREDAWRIDNYLTTLALGEHLQKASGVIFGEFPEPEAKTPAPSIEEVIIDRARRYIKTPSFLNFPCCHGGDEHGHYVYPLAIGSRITMDADEGVVYMEEPAVE
- a CDS encoding aspartate/glutamate racemase family protein, whose amino-acid sequence is MISITTAQAVIEALKTLGAREIVVATPYIEEINERERRFLEDQGFRVLRIKGLGIRKNTEIGRLPPWTAYRLALEAIRDLRADALFISCTNFRTIEIIEALESRLGIPVISSNTASMWLALRSIGVKDRIPYGRLLREY